A portion of the Gasterosteus aculeatus chromosome 12, fGasAcu3.hap1.1, whole genome shotgun sequence genome contains these proteins:
- the large2 gene encoding xylosyl- and glucuronyltransferase LARGE2s isoform X2 — protein MVPSVQVSFYDADELKSEVSWIPNKHYSGIYGLMKLTLTKALPADLSKVIVLDTDITFATDIAELWGIFRKFTDKQVIGLVENQSDWYLGNLWKNHKPWPALGRGFNTGVILLYLERLRRIGWEQMWRLTAERELMSMLSTSLADQDIFNAFIKQNPVLVHQLPCFWNVQLSDHTRSEQCYTEVSDLKVIHWNSPKKLRVKNKHVEFFRNLYLTFLEYDGNLLRRELFGCPSQANPESVRLQAALEELDEDDQCYDFRRERLTVHRVHLYFLQYEYTAAEDGTDVTLVAQLSMDRLQMLEAICKHWEGPISLALYMSDAEAQQFLRYAQASEVLKNRKNVGYHVVYKEGQFYPVNLVRNVALKNANTPYVFLTDVDFLPMYGLYDYLRRTVVQLDMTHTKKALVVPAFETLRYRLSFPKSKAELLSMLDMGTLYTFRYHVWPKGHAPTDYAKWRTATTPYRVEWEADFEPYVVVRRDCPEYDQRFVGFGWNKVSHVLELDAQEFELTVLPNAFMVHMPHAPSFDISKFRSSFGYRNCLNTLKDEFHQDLSRKYGSAALKYLTAQRTA, from the exons TCCGAGGTCTCGTGGATCCCCAACAAACACTACTCGGGTATCTACGGCCTGATGAAGCTCACGCTGACCAAAGCTCTGCCCGCCGACCTCTCCAAGGTCATCGTCCTGGACACGGACATCACCTTCGCCACCGACATCGCCGAGCTGTGGGGCATCTTCAGGAAGTTCACCG ACAAGCAGGTGATCGGCCTGGTGGAGAACCAGAGCGACTGGTACCTGGGGAACCTGTGGAAGAACCACAAGCCCTGGCCTGCGCTGGGCCGCGGCTTCAACACAG GCGTCATCCTGCTCTACCTGGAGAGGCTGCGGCGGATCGGATGGGAGCAGATGTGGCGGCTGACGGCCGAGAGGGAGCTGATGAGCATGCTCAGTACGTCGCTGGCTGACCAG GACATCTTCAACGCCTTCATCAAGCAGAACCCCGTCCTGGTGCACCAGCTGCCCTGCTTCTGGAACGTCCAGCTGTCGGACCACACGCGCTCAGAGCAGTGCTACACCGAGGTGTCCGACCTCAAG GTGATCCACTGGAACTCCCCCAAGAAGCTCCGGGTGAAGAACAAGCACGTGGAGTTCTTCAGGAACCTCTACTTGACCTTCCTGGAGTACGACGGGAACCTGCTGAGACGAGAGCTGTTCGGCTGCCCCAGTCAGGCCAACCCGGAGAGCGTGCGG CTGCAGGCcgccctggaggagctggacgagGACGACCAGTGCTACGACTTCCGCCGGGAGCGTCTCACCGTCCACCGGGTGCACCTCTACTTCCTGCAGTACGAGTACACGGCCGCCGAGGACGGCACCGACGTCACGCTGGTGGCCCAGCTCTCTATGGACAG GCTGCAGATGCTGGAGGCCATCTGTAAGCACTGGGAGGGCCCCATCAGCCTGGCGCTCTACATGTCCGACGCCGAGGCGCAGCAGTTCCTCCGCTACGCCCAGGCCTCCGAGGTCCTCAAGAACCGCAAGAACGTGGGCTACCACGTGGTCTACAAGGAGGGCCAGTTCTACCCCGTCAACCTGGTGAGGAACGTGGCTCTGAAGAACGCCAACACGCCCTACGTCTTCCTGACCGACGTCGACTTTCTGCCCATGTACGGCCTCTACGATTACCTCAG GAGGACCGTGGTCCAGCTGGACATGACTCACACCAAGAAGGCTCTGGTGGTCCCGGCCTTCGAGACGCTTCGTTACCGTCTGTCCTTCCCCAAATCCAAAGCCGAACTGCTCTCCATGCTGGACATGGGGACTCTCTACACCTTCAG GTATCACGTGTGGCCTAAAGGTCACGCCCCTACCGACTATGCCAAATGGAGAACGGCCACCACGCCCTACCGGGTGGAGTGGGAGGCCGACTTCGAGCCCTACGTGGTGGTGAGGCGGGACTGTCCCGAGTATGACCAGCGCTTCGTGGGCTTCGGCTGGAACAAGGTGTCGCACGTCCTGGAGCTGGATGCACAG GAGTTTGAGCTCACGGTTCTCCCCAACGCCTTCATGGTCCACATGCCCCACGCTCCCAGTTTCGACATCTCCAAGTTCCGCTCCAGCTTCGGCTACCGCAACTGCCTGAACACCCTGAAGGACGAGTTCCACCAGGACCTGTCCAGGAAGTACGGCTCGGCCGCCCTCAAGTATCTGACCGCTCAGAGGACCGCGTGA